In the Ensifer adhaerens genome, one interval contains:
- a CDS encoding phytoene desaturase family protein, with amino-acid sequence MKKYDVVMIGGGHNGLVAACYLQRAGLNVVVLEKNDWVGGAATSRELTPGFLYSNCSYVCSLFRPEIMRDLELPKHGLQVISYEGGAVFTRDGDYLASYRDHDSHRREFARYSKRDAEAYDRYARDVTRQCRFIQPLLMRTAPDPFSFKPRDISELIYLAKKFGEFSPAEMAATLRFWTMSIADFLDEYFETDVIKAYLALSGIIGTALGPMSPGTAYVLLHHYMGEVDGSVGAWGYARGGMGAVTKALASSFQASGGTIRTGADVAKVLTRSGRAHGAVLVDGEEVHGNLVVSNADVKRTFLKLVDEDDLPERFVHRVRHFKMRGSSGKLNIALDSLPEFPALPAGSSCIRGDLHFTDSIERMERAYDDWKAGRWSADPFVDMMIPTTLDPTMAPPGKHFVSCFVQYCPPKVEGRDWTDADRDAFAETVVKQISDYSPGFRERILHMEVRTPREIEQEVGLTEGNIFQGELTFDQLLFNRPVPGYAQYRSPVRGLYICGSSTHPGGGVMGAPGRNAAAEILRDLRHTPSDKMSPAHDVI; translated from the coding sequence ATGAAAAAATACGACGTGGTGATGATTGGAGGAGGTCATAACGGCCTGGTCGCCGCCTGCTATCTGCAGCGCGCCGGGCTGAATGTCGTCGTCCTCGAAAAGAACGATTGGGTTGGGGGGGCGGCCACCAGCCGCGAACTCACCCCCGGCTTCCTCTATTCCAACTGTTCCTACGTCTGTTCGCTCTTCCGCCCGGAGATCATGCGCGATCTCGAACTGCCGAAGCATGGGCTGCAAGTGATTTCTTACGAGGGCGGCGCCGTTTTCACCCGCGACGGCGACTATCTCGCCTCCTACCGCGACCACGATTCCCATCGCCGCGAGTTTGCCCGCTACTCGAAGCGCGATGCGGAAGCCTATGACCGCTATGCGCGCGACGTCACCCGGCAGTGCCGCTTCATCCAGCCGCTGCTCATGCGCACAGCACCGGACCCGTTCAGCTTCAAGCCACGCGATATCTCCGAACTCATCTATCTCGCAAAGAAGTTCGGCGAATTTTCACCGGCCGAGATGGCGGCAACCTTGCGCTTCTGGACCATGTCGATTGCGGATTTCCTCGACGAGTACTTCGAGACCGACGTGATCAAGGCCTACCTCGCGCTTTCCGGCATCATCGGCACGGCACTCGGTCCGATGTCGCCGGGCACGGCCTATGTACTGCTGCATCATTATATGGGCGAGGTCGACGGTTCGGTCGGCGCCTGGGGTTATGCCCGTGGCGGCATGGGCGCCGTCACCAAGGCGCTCGCCTCGTCGTTCCAGGCGTCGGGCGGCACCATCCGCACCGGCGCCGATGTCGCCAAGGTGCTGACCCGCAGCGGCCGCGCCCATGGTGCAGTGCTTGTCGATGGCGAAGAGGTGCACGGCAATCTCGTCGTCTCCAATGCCGACGTCAAACGCACCTTCCTCAAGCTCGTCGACGAGGACGATCTGCCGGAGCGCTTCGTCCACCGGGTCAGACACTTCAAGATGCGCGGCTCCTCCGGCAAACTCAACATCGCGCTCGACAGTCTGCCGGAGTTCCCGGCCCTGCCGGCGGGTTCCTCCTGCATTCGCGGCGACCTGCATTTCACCGACAGTATCGAGCGCATGGAGCGCGCCTATGACGACTGGAAAGCCGGGCGCTGGTCGGCCGATCCTTTCGTCGACATGATGATCCCGACAACGCTCGATCCGACGATGGCGCCACCGGGAAAACACTTCGTCTCCTGCTTCGTTCAGTACTGTCCGCCCAAGGTGGAAGGCCGGGACTGGACCGATGCCGACCGCGACGCTTTCGCCGAGACGGTCGTCAAGCAGATCAGCGACTACTCGCCCGGTTTCCGCGAACGCATCCTGCACATGGAGGTGCGCACGCCGCGCGAGATCGAACAGGAAGTGGGGCTGACCGAAGGCAATATCTTCCAGGGCGAACTCACCTTCGACCAGTTGCTCTTCAACCGCCCGGTCCCCGGTTATGCGCAGTATCGCAGCCCGGTGCGCGGCCTTTATATCTGTGGTTCCTCGACCCATCCGGGCGGCGGCGTCATGGGCGCCCCCGGCCGCAACGCCGCCGCCGAAATCCTGCGCGATCTGCGCCACACTCCCTCCGACAAGATGAGCCCGGCCCATGACGTCATTTGA
- a CDS encoding class I SAM-dependent methyltransferase, translated as MSSVDQDAEHAVEYDDTAIRFLEVLWGEGYLSPGGPDEVDRVLDGVEIAGRRVLDLGCGAGGVTLHIARTYHPLGITGFDVEAPVVAHARAEAARNGVADVTFVQAPAGPLPFVDGSFDVVFSKDALVHVADKLAVFREIYRVLSPSGIFVASDWLISHDGEPSDAMKAYLAAEGLSFGMASAATYLTAMAEAGFVETRAQSRNEWYRDVARQELSRLQGILHSAAVAAVGEAYVAKNIRTWAAMQKVLDSGEHCPTHLRGIKPMRRDA; from the coding sequence ATGTCATCGGTCGATCAGGATGCGGAACATGCCGTCGAATATGACGATACGGCCATCCGTTTCCTCGAGGTGCTCTGGGGTGAGGGCTATCTTTCGCCCGGCGGTCCCGACGAGGTCGATCGCGTGCTTGATGGGGTCGAGATCGCGGGCAGACGCGTCCTCGATCTTGGCTGCGGCGCCGGCGGCGTGACGCTGCATATCGCCCGGACCTATCATCCCCTTGGGATCACCGGCTTTGACGTCGAGGCGCCGGTCGTCGCGCATGCGCGCGCGGAGGCGGCGCGCAATGGCGTTGCGGACGTGACTTTCGTTCAGGCGCCGGCTGGCCCGCTGCCTTTTGTCGACGGCAGCTTCGATGTCGTCTTCTCGAAGGACGCGTTGGTTCATGTTGCGGACAAGTTGGCCGTGTTTCGCGAAATCTACCGTGTGCTCTCGCCCAGCGGCATCTTCGTCGCCTCCGACTGGTTGATCTCCCACGATGGCGAGCCGTCCGATGCGATGAAGGCCTATCTCGCGGCCGAGGGGCTGAGTTTCGGCATGGCTTCGGCGGCGACGTATCTCACGGCGATGGCAGAAGCGGGTTTTGTCGAGACGCGTGCGCAAAGCCGCAACGAATGGTATCGCGACGTCGCGCGGCAGGAGCTTTCGCGACTGCAGGGAATATTGCATTCGGCGGCCGTTGCGGCGGTCGGCGAGGCCTATGTGGCCAAGAATATCCGGACCTGGGCGGCCATGCAGAAGGTGCTTGACAGTGGGGAGCATTGTCCCACTCATCTGCGTGGCATCAAGCCGATGCGGCGGGACGCATGA
- a CDS encoding TetR/AcrR family transcriptional regulator — protein MKLTPEVQEAAEGEKRGRKASKETRRQQLIEATIDSLAKRGYSETTLADVADGAGLSRGIVNFHFESKEKLLIATLQYMADEYAANWGAALEKAGDKAAAQLWALVACDFDRKICTKRKLAAWCAFWGEAKSRPTYQALCGARDVKYQEIFLALCQRLKDEGGYAYEPEGMTLALCACMEGLWLRLMMGDGLTREKAHAAAVEYLLVAFPRHFTREGPK, from the coding sequence ATGAAACTCACCCCTGAAGTGCAGGAAGCGGCGGAAGGCGAAAAGCGTGGCCGCAAGGCCTCGAAGGAAACCCGGCGGCAACAGCTGATCGAGGCGACGATCGATTCGCTCGCAAAGCGCGGCTACTCGGAAACGACCCTTGCCGACGTTGCCGATGGCGCCGGCCTTTCGCGCGGCATCGTCAACTTCCATTTCGAGAGCAAGGAAAAGCTGCTGATCGCCACGCTGCAATATATGGCCGACGAATACGCGGCCAATTGGGGCGCGGCGCTGGAGAAGGCCGGTGACAAGGCGGCGGCCCAGCTCTGGGCCCTTGTCGCCTGTGATTTCGATCGCAAGATCTGCACCAAGCGCAAGCTCGCGGCCTGGTGCGCCTTCTGGGGTGAGGCGAAATCGCGGCCGACCTATCAGGCGCTCTGCGGCGCGCGCGACGTCAAATACCAGGAGATCTTCCTGGCGCTCTGCCAGAGGCTGAAGGACGAGGGCGGCTACGCCTATGAGCCCGAGGGCATGACGCTGGCGCTCTGCGCCTGCATGGAAGGGCTGTGGCTGAGGCTGATGATGGGCGACGGGCTGACGCGCGAAAAGGCGCATGCGGCGGCCGTCGAATATCTGCTCGTCGCCTTCCCCAGGCATTTCACCCGGGAAGGGCCGAAATAG
- a CDS encoding extracellular solute-binding protein, translating into MTLVNACRQILGGAVIASLVSTTALPAHAAGNLTIFDWSGYEDPAFHPSYTAKHGSEPDFSFFGDEEEAFQKLRSGFKADLAHPCSQSVAKWREAGLIEPLDTSKLTYWNDIDPGIAAMKGLMTTPDGKAWLLPFEWGNTVLTYRTDTVKEDEIKSLRAFADPKFKDRVSIGDNVDDAYALASLAIGVKDWTTMTDEQFKQASDFLREVHKNVRLYWTDNTDLSQAIASGEVDLAWAWNETATTLQADGVPAAIKKDTTEGLSTWVCGYVRLKGAEAPLDEQYDYLNSISDPAITAYMVESWGYGHANARGMAQVDPKILADKGYADISKFLANTLFQSPMPVELRQRMIAEFEKIKSGY; encoded by the coding sequence ATGACATTGGTGAACGCGTGCAGGCAAATCTTGGGAGGCGCCGTCATCGCCTCGCTTGTCTCGACCACCGCCCTGCCGGCGCACGCCGCCGGAAACCTCACGATCTTCGACTGGTCCGGCTACGAGGATCCGGCCTTCCACCCGTCCTACACCGCCAAGCACGGAAGCGAACCGGACTTCAGTTTCTTCGGTGACGAGGAGGAGGCCTTCCAGAAGCTGCGCTCCGGCTTCAAGGCCGACCTTGCCCATCCCTGTTCGCAGAGCGTGGCGAAGTGGCGCGAGGCTGGACTGATCGAGCCGCTCGACACTTCGAAACTGACCTACTGGAACGACATCGATCCGGGCATTGCCGCGATGAAGGGGCTGATGACGACGCCGGACGGAAAGGCCTGGCTGCTGCCCTTCGAATGGGGCAACACCGTGCTCACCTACCGCACCGATACGGTCAAGGAAGATGAGATCAAGTCGCTGCGCGCCTTTGCCGATCCGAAGTTCAAGGACCGGGTCTCGATCGGCGACAATGTCGATGACGCCTATGCGCTGGCGAGCCTCGCCATCGGCGTCAAGGACTGGACGACGATGACCGACGAGCAGTTCAAGCAGGCCTCCGATTTCCTGCGCGAAGTGCACAAGAACGTCCGCCTCTACTGGACCGACAACACCGACTTGAGCCAGGCGATCGCCAGCGGCGAGGTCGACCTTGCCTGGGCGTGGAACGAGACGGCAACGACCCTGCAGGCCGATGGAGTTCCGGCGGCGATCAAGAAGGATACGACCGAGGGGCTTTCGACTTGGGTCTGCGGCTATGTCCGCCTCAAAGGGGCCGAAGCGCCGCTCGACGAACAATATGACTACCTGAACTCGATCTCCGATCCCGCGATCACGGCCTATATGGTCGAGTCCTGGGGGTATGGCCATGCGAACGCCCGCGGCATGGCGCAGGTCGATCCGAAGATCCTGGCCGACAAGGGCTATGCCGACATCTCGAAATTCCTGGCCAACACGCTGTTCCAGTCGCCGATGCCGGTCGAGCTGCGCCAGCGCATGATCGCCGAGTTCGAGAAGATCAAGTCGGGCTACTGA
- a CDS encoding ABC transporter ATP-binding protein — MAETPTIAIEGVSKFYGIYKALDDVSLGIAAGEFFSLLGPSGCGKTTLLRSIAGFDTPTEGDIRIDGQSVIGVPPNRRPTNMVFQNYAIFPHLDVEENVAYGLKRLKLDATEERRRVGAALEQVRLGHLGKRRAHELSGGQRQRVALARALVMRPKVLLLDEPLSALDKKLREEMQVELRTLQRAVGITFILVTHDQYEALALSDRIAVMFGGRIAQVATPKEIYQRPNTRQVADFLGGMNFMKARVTNETATRISVETLRFGGVTIDKPLGFAARNGTATIGIRPERLRVLWDDARSDFEVAGKVVDRHYFGEITHLIVDIPGLEQPLSVSETNNFGADDIPVGDTIRLAYDPDALVAVAD, encoded by the coding sequence ATGGCTGAAACACCGACGATCGCAATCGAAGGCGTCAGCAAGTTCTACGGCATCTACAAGGCGCTCGACGACGTCTCGCTCGGCATCGCCGCCGGCGAATTCTTCTCGCTGCTCGGCCCTTCGGGCTGCGGCAAGACCACGCTTCTGCGCTCGATCGCCGGCTTCGACACGCCGACAGAAGGCGACATCCGCATCGACGGCCAATCGGTGATCGGCGTGCCGCCGAACCGCCGCCCTACCAATATGGTCTTCCAGAACTACGCGATTTTTCCGCATCTCGATGTCGAGGAGAATGTCGCCTATGGCCTGAAGCGCCTGAAGCTCGATGCGACCGAGGAACGCCGCCGTGTCGGCGCCGCACTCGAACAGGTCAGGCTCGGCCATCTCGGCAAGCGACGGGCGCATGAACTGTCAGGCGGTCAGCGCCAACGGGTGGCGCTCGCGCGCGCGCTGGTAATGCGACCGAAGGTGCTGCTCCTCGACGAGCCGCTTTCCGCGCTCGACAAGAAGCTGCGCGAGGAAATGCAGGTGGAACTGCGCACGCTGCAGCGCGCCGTCGGCATCACCTTCATCCTCGTCACTCACGATCAGTATGAGGCGCTGGCGCTTTCGGACCGCATCGCCGTGATGTTCGGTGGCCGGATCGCGCAGGTGGCGACGCCGAAGGAGATCTACCAGCGCCCCAACACGCGCCAGGTGGCCGATTTTCTCGGCGGCATGAATTTCATGAAAGCGCGGGTGACCAATGAGACGGCGACGCGCATTTCGGTCGAGACCTTGCGCTTCGGCGGCGTCACCATCGACAAGCCGCTCGGCTTTGCTGCCCGCAACGGCACGGCGACGATCGGCATTCGCCCGGAACGGCTGCGTGTGCTGTGGGATGACGCGCGCTCCGATTTCGAGGTCGCCGGCAAGGTCGTTGATCGACACTATTTCGGCGAGATCACCCATCTGATCGTCGATATCCCTGGCCTCGAGCAGCCGCTTTCGGTATCGGAGACCAACAATTTCGGCGCGGACGACATTCCGGTCGGCGACACGATACGGCTGGCCTACGATCCGGATGCGCTGGTCGCCGTTGCCGACTGA
- a CDS encoding ABC transporter permease, giving the protein MSGRHGIPKSRWLPAYVGLYLLFLYFPILLLPIFSFNNASTTTFPLAGFTTKWYVTLWGNSAMLEAARNSMIVGVSVALMSTILGICAARALTRYRFRGKGPATGLIMAPLFLPEIIVAVSLLMILLQLGIELSLVTVILGQVVFCLPYAMSVLISGFDGFDRSLEEASLDLGETAIGTFRRVTLPVVAPAIVSSLLVSFTVSLDEFILAFFLSGTEPTLPVYIWGQLRFAAKLPGVLALGSLMLLISILLLTLSEIIRRRAEYRLRAQGAQHG; this is encoded by the coding sequence ATGAGCGGTCGTCACGGCATCCCGAAGTCCCGCTGGCTGCCGGCCTATGTCGGCCTCTACCTGCTCTTCCTTTATTTCCCGATCCTGCTGCTGCCGATCTTTTCCTTCAACAACGCCTCCACCACGACCTTCCCGCTGGCCGGCTTCACCACCAAGTGGTACGTCACGCTCTGGGGCAATTCGGCCATGCTGGAAGCGGCACGCAACAGCATGATCGTGGGCGTCTCCGTGGCGCTCATGAGCACCATTCTCGGCATCTGCGCCGCGCGCGCACTGACGCGCTATCGCTTCCGCGGCAAAGGGCCGGCGACAGGCCTGATCATGGCGCCCCTGTTCCTGCCCGAGATCATCGTGGCGGTCTCGCTGCTGATGATCCTGCTGCAGCTCGGCATCGAGCTTTCGCTCGTCACCGTCATCCTCGGCCAGGTGGTCTTCTGCCTGCCCTATGCGATGTCGGTACTGATCTCAGGCTTCGACGGCTTCGACCGGTCGCTGGAAGAGGCTTCGCTCGATCTCGGCGAAACGGCGATCGGCACCTTCCGCCGGGTGACCCTGCCCGTCGTCGCGCCGGCGATCGTCTCCAGCCTGCTCGTGTCTTTCACGGTGTCGCTCGACGAGTTCATCCTAGCCTTCTTCCTCTCGGGAACCGAGCCGACGCTGCCGGTCTATATCTGGGGCCAGCTCCGCTTTGCCGCAAAGCTACCGGGCGTGCTCGCGCTCGGCAGCCTGATGCTGCTCATCTCGATCCTGCTTCTCACTCTTTCGGAAATCATACGCCGCCGCGCCGAATACAGGCTCAGGGCACAGGGAGCGCAGCATGGCTGA
- a CDS encoding ABC transporter permease: MAVLSGAGVEHRPAEPPKSRTRWIASEEASGLALISPTLLYALALLFLPVLIVIAYSFWTQDYLTIDRTFTLENYRTALGEPIYQDLLVRSLVISLVVSVVTVTVSYPIAWFISFHGGVHKNLWLFLITVPCWTSYLLRVMSWKVILGYGGVMNTGLLSIGLIDKPLTTLLYNSNAVVITLVHSWAAFAILPIYVSLEKVDRSLIEAAHDLGDNKVMSFLRVTLPLSLPGVISAFLIVMIPTVGDYVTPKLVGGKDGVMIATAIQAQFGKGANWPLGAALSVTTMVVVSAMAGLVVLALKLTMRLAK, translated from the coding sequence ATGGCAGTCCTGTCGGGCGCGGGGGTGGAGCATCGGCCCGCAGAACCACCGAAAAGCCGCACACGCTGGATTGCCAGCGAAGAGGCCAGCGGCCTCGCTCTCATCTCACCAACACTGCTTTACGCGCTTGCCCTGCTCTTCCTGCCCGTCCTGATCGTCATCGCCTACAGTTTCTGGACCCAGGACTATCTGACGATCGACCGTACCTTTACCCTCGAAAATTATCGCACCGCCCTTGGCGAACCGATCTACCAGGACCTCCTGGTGCGCTCGCTGGTCATCTCGCTGGTCGTCAGCGTCGTCACCGTCACGGTCTCCTATCCGATCGCCTGGTTCATTTCCTTCCATGGCGGCGTGCACAAGAACCTCTGGCTGTTCCTGATCACCGTGCCCTGCTGGACGAGCTATCTTCTGCGCGTGATGTCGTGGAAGGTCATCCTCGGCTATGGCGGCGTGATGAATACGGGGCTTCTATCGATCGGCCTTATCGACAAGCCGCTGACGACGCTGCTCTACAATTCCAATGCCGTCGTCATTACGCTCGTCCACAGCTGGGCGGCTTTTGCGATCCTGCCGATCTACGTGTCGCTGGAAAAGGTCGACCGCTCGCTGATCGAGGCTGCGCACGATCTCGGTGACAACAAGGTGATGAGCTTCCTGCGTGTCACCCTGCCGCTTTCCCTGCCGGGCGTCATCTCCGCCTTCCTGATCGTGATGATCCCGACCGTCGGCGACTACGTGACGCCGAAGCTCGTCGGCGGCAAGGATGGGGTGATGATCGCGACCGCGATCCAGGCACAGTTCGGCAAGGGCGCCAACTGGCCGCTCGGCGCGGCACTTTCGGTGACGACCATGGTGGTCGTCTCGGCGATGGCGGGGCTCGTCGTCCTCGCGCTGAAACTCACAATGAGGCTGGCGAAATGA
- a CDS encoding aminotransferase, whose amino-acid sequence MAAKLDPAVVHNREADETAALAARHLVQPWPVAGSIGAESRGAIESGDGIYVTDGEGRRLIDGPAGMWCVNVGHRRAELAQVLHDQALALSYNSPWYTTSTPSVDLAERLAAQAPVDLGHVFYTTGGSSAVETALRFMQFMNNVRGQPDKKLIVSRQGGYHGSTYLSASLNGRPRDHDWMDSASDQVIKLTCPNPFRRPTGQSEAEFCDFLVAEFRAVIEARGAEKIGAFIAEPVMASGGVIVPPAGYLPRMRALCAENDILFIADEVVTAFGRLGEVFASKAVFSIEPDMITFAKGVTSGYFPLGGVMISSKLLETLRQSNHSDAMFAHGLTYSSHPIGCAVALKNLDILEGGLLDHARAISGHFQAALKRLEALPLVGEVRGLGLMACVECVADRVSNNPLMLDLEVGKRIDRHCQELGLLVRPLINMCVMSPPLTITTGQIDVMADILDVSIRRTMDELVREGLWKG is encoded by the coding sequence ATGGCCGCGAAGCTCGATCCTGCAGTTGTGCACAACCGCGAGGCGGATGAAACCGCCGCGCTCGCCGCGCGGCATCTCGTCCAGCCTTGGCCTGTCGCCGGCAGCATCGGCGCCGAGTCGCGCGGGGCGATCGAAAGCGGCGACGGAATCTATGTGACGGACGGCGAGGGGCGCCGACTGATCGATGGGCCTGCCGGCATGTGGTGCGTCAATGTCGGTCATCGCCGGGCCGAGCTGGCTCAGGTGCTGCATGATCAGGCGCTGGCTCTCTCCTACAACTCGCCATGGTACACGACGAGCACGCCCTCGGTTGATCTCGCCGAACGACTGGCAGCACAGGCGCCCGTAGACCTCGGCCACGTGTTCTACACGACGGGCGGATCCTCGGCGGTTGAGACGGCCCTGCGCTTCATGCAGTTCATGAACAATGTGCGCGGCCAGCCGGACAAGAAGCTGATCGTCTCGCGTCAGGGCGGCTATCACGGCTCCACCTATCTCTCGGCCTCGCTCAATGGTCGGCCGCGCGATCACGACTGGATGGACAGCGCTTCGGATCAGGTGATCAAGCTCACCTGTCCGAACCCCTTCCGCCGCCCGACGGGTCAGTCGGAAGCCGAGTTCTGCGATTTCCTCGTTGCGGAGTTCCGCGCCGTGATCGAAGCGCGCGGTGCCGAGAAGATTGGCGCCTTCATCGCCGAGCCGGTCATGGCATCCGGTGGCGTCATCGTGCCGCCGGCGGGCTACCTTCCGCGCATGCGGGCGCTTTGCGCCGAAAACGACATCCTCTTCATCGCCGACGAGGTGGTGACGGCTTTCGGCCGCCTCGGCGAGGTCTTCGCCTCCAAAGCAGTCTTCTCGATCGAGCCCGACATGATCACCTTCGCCAAGGGGGTAACGTCAGGCTATTTCCCGCTCGGCGGCGTGATGATCTCGTCGAAACTTCTGGAAACGCTGCGCCAGTCCAATCATTCCGACGCGATGTTCGCCCATGGCCTCACTTATTCCAGCCACCCGATCGGCTGTGCGGTGGCGCTCAAGAACCTCGATATCCTGGAAGGCGGGCTGCTCGACCATGCGCGGGCGATCTCCGGTCATTTCCAAGCGGCACTGAAACGGCTCGAAGCGCTGCCGCTCGTTGGCGAGGTGCGTGGCCTGGGGTTGATGGCCTGCGTCGAATGCGTCGCCGATCGCGTCAGCAACAATCCGCTGATGCTCGATTTGGAAGTCGGCAAACGCATCGATCGGCACTGCCAGGAACTCGGCCTGCTCGTGCGGCCGCTGATCAACATGTGCGTGATGTCGCCACCGCTGACGATCACGACGGGCCAGATCGACGTCATGGCCGATATCCTCGATGTCAGTATTCGAAGGACGATGGACGAACTGGTGCGCGAGGGGCTCTGGAAGGGCTGA
- a CDS encoding aromatic ring-hydroxylating oxygenase subunit alpha, whose amino-acid sequence MNELVRDISVPNDWDRRGLPGWCYHSDALLELEKEHVFRQHWQIACHVSDVPEPGNYVAMDVVGERALILRDQDGTLRGFHNICRHRGSRVVVDDKGSCRNALVCPFHGWVYNLDGTLRGAARPRSFPPLDKQAFGLIPLELEVWMGFVFIRFRPGPQPSVAEVMRPFAEELGHYGTDNMVPTQGIWTQESPVNWKSVRDVDNEGYHVAMAHPALQDLYGSTYYDEPFVNGLCRSFATYNPHAGRRWSVKQYVSVAPEATHLPERLRKAWIYFGLFPNAVIAVTPESVQFYQEFPLATGKTLLRGGIYRYPGETRQQRLARYLAFRIDRDTQAEDVQLTIWSNESMTSKAFGGFYLSDLEYGVRTHHDHLRAVLPVMTLDQAPREEEIAGVNATMTTR is encoded by the coding sequence ATGAACGAGTTGGTCCGCGACATTTCCGTTCCGAATGACTGGGATCGCCGTGGGCTGCCCGGCTGGTGCTACCACAGCGACGCCCTGCTGGAGCTCGAGAAGGAGCATGTCTTCAGGCAGCATTGGCAGATCGCCTGCCATGTGTCCGACGTGCCGGAGCCGGGCAATTACGTCGCCATGGACGTCGTCGGCGAGCGGGCACTGATCCTGCGCGACCAGGACGGCACGCTCCGCGGATTTCACAATATCTGCCGCCACCGCGGCTCCCGCGTCGTCGTCGACGACAAGGGCAGCTGCCGCAACGCACTGGTCTGTCCGTTCCATGGCTGGGTCTACAATCTCGACGGAACGCTGCGCGGCGCCGCGCGCCCACGCTCCTTTCCGCCGCTCGACAAGCAGGCCTTCGGGCTGATCCCGCTGGAACTCGAGGTCTGGATGGGCTTCGTCTTCATCCGCTTCCGTCCCGGTCCGCAGCCGTCGGTCGCCGAGGTCATGCGGCCCTTCGCCGAGGAACTCGGGCACTATGGGACGGACAACATGGTGCCCACCCAGGGCATCTGGACGCAGGAAAGCCCGGTCAACTGGAAGTCCGTGCGCGACGTCGACAATGAGGGCTACCATGTCGCCATGGCCCATCCGGCGCTGCAGGATCTCTACGGCTCGACCTATTACGACGAGCCCTTCGTCAACGGGCTTTGCCGCTCCTTCGCGACCTACAATCCGCATGCCGGCCGGCGCTGGAGCGTGAAGCAATATGTCAGCGTCGCGCCGGAAGCGACGCACCTGCCCGAGCGGCTGCGCAAGGCGTGGATCTATTTTGGCCTGTTTCCGAACGCGGTCATCGCGGTGACGCCGGAAAGTGTGCAGTTCTACCAAGAGTTCCCGCTCGCAACGGGCAAAACGCTGCTACGCGGCGGCATCTATCGCTATCCCGGTGAGACGCGCCAGCAGCGGCTCGCCCGCTACCTCGCCTTCCGCATCGACCGCGACACCCAGGCCGAGGACGTGCAGCTGACGATCTGGTCGAACGAGTCGATGACGTCGAAAGCCTTCGGCGGATTCTATCTCTCCGACCTCGAATACGGCGTGCGCACCCACCACGATCATCTTCGGGCCGTTCTGCCCGTCATGACGCTGGATCAGGCGCCGCGTGAAGAGGAAATAGCCGGCGTCAATGCGACGATGACCACGCGCTAA
- a CDS encoding flavin reductase family protein has protein sequence MDSHIRPVPLEKAYRLLNHGPTVLVSARHAGVEDVMAAAWACALDYDPPKLTVVLDSATRTRSLAEEAGLFCIQVPTATQAVLTHAVGTTSLHDDPDKLGKAGVALFHMPEHELPFVAGCSAWLACRLISEPSIESRYDLFIGEIIAAWADDRVFRDGHWMFETADPALRSLHYVAGGHFYAIGEAIDVSSQ, from the coding sequence ATGGATTCGCATATTCGTCCCGTTCCGCTCGAAAAGGCCTATCGGTTGCTCAACCATGGCCCGACCGTTCTGGTCTCCGCCCGCCATGCCGGGGTGGAAGACGTGATGGCGGCGGCCTGGGCCTGTGCTCTCGATTATGATCCGCCGAAGCTGACCGTCGTGCTCGACAGTGCCACCCGCACCCGTAGCCTTGCAGAGGAGGCGGGCCTATTTTGCATCCAGGTTCCAACCGCGACCCAGGCGGTGCTGACCCATGCGGTCGGCACCACGAGCCTGCACGACGATCCGGACAAGCTTGGCAAAGCCGGTGTCGCGCTCTTCCACATGCCAGAGCATGAACTGCCCTTCGTTGCCGGCTGTTCGGCCTGGCTGGCGTGTCGGCTGATCTCCGAGCCGTCCATCGAAAGCCGCTACGACCTGTTTATCGGCGAGATCATCGCCGCCTGGGCGGACGATCGCGTATTTCGGGACGGGCACTGGATGTTCGAGACCGCCGACCCGGCCCTGCGCAGCCTGCATTATGTCGCGGGCGGACACTTCTACGCGATCGGCGAAGCGATCGACGTATCCTCCCAGTAG
- a CDS encoding ArsR/SmtB family transcription factor encodes MSQLQDAVFRALADPTRRGLFEHLCRQGDTTVVGLLADAGVSQPVVSKHLKILKGAGLVHDRHEGRYTYYSAKREALATLVDWTTEMAGFWQDRFDDLDDLLKRMDQ; translated from the coding sequence ATGTCGCAGTTGCAGGATGCGGTTTTTCGGGCGCTCGCCGATCCCACCCGTCGTGGGCTCTTCGAGCACCTCTGCCGCCAGGGAGATACGACCGTCGTCGGGTTGCTGGCCGATGCCGGGGTTTCGCAGCCGGTCGTGTCCAAACATCTGAAGATCCTGAAGGGGGCAGGGCTCGTGCACGACCGGCATGAGGGCCGCTACACCTATTACAGCGCAAAGCGCGAGGCGCTTGCGACCCTGGTTGACTGGACGACGGAGATGGCCGGCTTCTGGCAGGACCGCTTCGATGATCTCGATGATTTGCTGAAGAGAATGGACCAATGA